The following proteins are encoded in a genomic region of Xenopus laevis strain J_2021 chromosome 3L, Xenopus_laevis_v10.1, whole genome shotgun sequence:
- the cxcl14.L gene encoding chemokine (C-X-C motif) ligand 14 L homeolog precursor, producing MRPITAALILLLVAVSTLHVEGSKCKCSRKGPKIRFTDVQKLEIKPKYPYCEERMIIVTMQNVSRFRGQQYCLHPKLHSTKKFLKWYTIWKDKNRVYED from the exons ATGAGACCCATCACAGCGGCACTCATTCTGCTTCTTGTAGCAGTCTCTACATTGCATGTTGAAG gtTCAAAGTGCAAATGTTCCAGAAAGGGGCCAAAAATAAGATTTACAGATGTGCAGAAACTAGAAATCAAGCCAAAATATCCATACTGTGAAGAACGGATGATCAT tgtaaCCATGCAGAACGTGTCACGGTTCCGAGGCCAGCAATACTGCCTGCACCCTAAACTCCACAGTACAAAAAAATTCCTGAAGTGGTACACAATATGGAAGGATAAAAACAG